From a single Candidatus Hydrogenedentota bacterium genomic region:
- a CDS encoding P-II family nitrogen regulator, whose product MKKVEAIIKPFKLEEVKEALSGVGIQGLTVTEVKGFGRQKGHKELYRGAEYVVEFLPKIKLEIVISDDKLEAVIDAIVKAASTGRIGDGKIFVSHVEEAIRIRTGEAGEIAIG is encoded by the coding sequence GTGAAAAAAGTTGAAGCCATCATCAAACCCTTCAAACTCGAAGAGGTCAAAGAGGCTCTTTCGGGAGTCGGCATTCAGGGGTTGACCGTCACGGAGGTCAAGGGTTTCGGCCGGCAAAAGGGCCACAAGGAACTGTACCGCGGCGCGGAATACGTCGTCGAGTTCCTGCCCAAAATCAAACTCGAGATTGTCATCAGCGACGACAAGCTCGAGGCCGTGATAGACGCCATCGTCAAGGCGGCGTCGACCGGCCGGATAGGCGACGGCAAGATCTTTGTCTCGCACGTGGAGGAAGCTATCCGCATTCGCACCGGCGAAGCGGGTGAAATAGCGATTGGGTAG
- the glnA gene encoding type I glutamate--ammonia ligase, producing MIKDYSPEDVIELVEKEKVQFIDLRFMDFPGLMQHFHVPSAELTEETFEEGLGFDGSSIRGWQAINESDMLVMPDPTTAVLDPFADIQSLILYCNILDPITKERYSRCPRCIAQKAEAYMLSTGIADTACFGPEAEFFIFDSIRFDYNAHMGFFEVDSSEGIWNSGGDEMPNLGYKLRHKEGYFPVPPADSQSNLRSQMVATMLACGLDIECHHHEVATAGQAEIDLRYDTLSAMADKVTMYKYIIKNTARLAGKTVTFMPKPLFGDNGSGMHTHQSLWKDGKPLFAGNKYAGLTQEALWYIGGLLRHAPALVAITNPTTNSYKRLVPGYEAPVNLAYSSRNRSACIRIPMYSPSPKAKRIEFRVPDPSCNPYLAFTAMLMAGLDGIQNKIDPGEPLDKDLYDLPPEEKALVPQTPGSLEEALNALEADHEFLLKGDVFTNDVVETWVSYKRKHEAEQVALRPHPYEYYLYYDI from the coding sequence ATGATTAAGGATTACAGCCCTGAAGACGTTATTGAACTGGTTGAGAAGGAGAAAGTGCAGTTCATTGACTTGCGGTTCATGGATTTCCCGGGCTTGATGCAGCACTTTCACGTTCCCTCCGCGGAGTTGACCGAGGAAACGTTCGAGGAAGGTCTTGGATTTGACGGTTCGAGTATTCGCGGGTGGCAGGCCATCAACGAGAGCGACATGCTGGTGATGCCGGATCCCACGACGGCGGTCCTGGACCCCTTCGCCGACATTCAATCCCTCATCCTGTACTGCAACATTCTGGACCCAATCACCAAAGAACGATACTCGCGGTGCCCGAGGTGTATCGCCCAAAAGGCCGAAGCATACATGCTCTCGACGGGCATCGCCGACACCGCCTGTTTCGGTCCGGAAGCCGAGTTTTTCATATTCGACAGTATCCGCTTCGATTACAACGCCCACATGGGGTTCTTCGAAGTGGACAGCTCGGAAGGCATCTGGAACAGCGGCGGGGATGAGATGCCCAACCTGGGCTACAAGCTTCGCCATAAAGAAGGCTACTTTCCCGTGCCGCCGGCGGATTCGCAGTCCAACCTGCGGAGCCAAATGGTCGCTACCATGCTCGCCTGCGGCCTCGACATCGAATGTCATCACCACGAAGTGGCCACTGCCGGCCAAGCTGAAATCGATCTGCGATACGATACGCTTTCCGCCATGGCCGACAAGGTGACCATGTACAAGTACATTATCAAGAACACCGCACGGCTGGCAGGCAAAACCGTGACCTTCATGCCCAAGCCGCTTTTCGGCGACAACGGGTCGGGCATGCATACCCACCAAAGCCTCTGGAAAGACGGCAAACCGCTTTTCGCGGGCAACAAGTACGCCGGGCTGACTCAGGAAGCGCTGTGGTACATCGGCGGCCTGCTGAGACACGCGCCGGCTCTGGTGGCCATTACGAACCCCACGACCAATTCCTACAAGCGCCTCGTTCCCGGCTACGAAGCGCCGGTCAACCTGGCCTACTCCAGCCGCAACCGGAGCGCCTGCATCCGCATACCCATGTATTCACCCAGCCCCAAGGCGAAACGCATCGAGTTTCGCGTGCCGGACCCGTCCTGCAACCCGTACCTGGCATTCACCGCCATGCTGATGGCCGGATTGGACGGCATCCAGAACAAGATCGACCCCGGCGAGCCGCTCGACAAAGACCTCTACGACCTGCCGCCGGAAGAGAAGGCCTTGGTGCCGCAGACGCCCGGCAGCCTCGAGGAAGCACTGAATGCGCTCGAGGCGGACCACGAATTCCTGCTCAAGGGCGACGTGTTTACCAACGATGTCGTGGAGACATGGGTGAGCTACAAGCGGAAACACGAAGCTGAGCAGGTCGCCCTGCGCCCGCACCCCTACGAATACTACCTCTACTACGACATCTGA